The following proteins are encoded in a genomic region of Periophthalmus magnuspinnatus isolate fPerMag1 chromosome 10, fPerMag1.2.pri, whole genome shotgun sequence:
- the LOC117377357 gene encoding zinc finger protein with KRAB and SCAN domains 2-like — protein MGRGKQYWSVAETICLLEIWSSSENKQRHKGATRTKEQYEQIQRELAAQGHERALQQIVNKIKKLKMEFKEQTFHSKQGRDYWVQKNPYYEVLECAFGSREEQSMQLEDYFVHQSPTDNDVDTWRDSCSMQETDCLLKICTDAELHQRLGSPCTPKDIIEDIQKEMRVQGYDLTSEQIVDKLKTLKREYRVQKNNLDQETEISQGTIIGLDVVDFIVGDKEDCIPQNTETIKTEPPDDDELLNTSTNTVQKINNDKWIDAEVQALLSVYAATKMQQDFEGQKKNSKIFEKISKELENFGIHHTPKQCREKVKKLKQDYKKIKDYNNLSGAEIKTGKWYDILDSILGHHPLYSATPVPMSENSVEELMESTSTEREGLKSFCSDNNVMTRGNSEAPYILGSESCDPDSKSVLQLSIDAALCSSDLKIVHVLSGTSESSPYSSLPLPRPLLKNNDKWIDAEVQALLSVYATTKMNGDYEGQRKNSKIFEKISKELENFGVHHTPKQCREKVKKLKQDYKKIKDYNNLSGAEIKTGKWYDILDSILGHHPLYSATPMPMSENSVEELMESTSTENNLQSREGPKPICSDNNAESIDSSEESAPEPEQSLGQFPCTEQYQAGNSNPCHPTVRSMPFRFRSGKRKRKESTDLVECLERMQERYLQHSREMHEALLSKMDTHMTAVIGLLGRMASAVEAQVAK, from the exons ATGGGCAGGGGTAAGCAGTACTGGTCAGTCGCCGAAACAATATGTCTGCTGGAAATCTGGTCCTCTTCAGAGAATAAGCAGCGGCACAAAGGAGCTACCAGAACTAAGGAGCAGTATGAGCAGATCCAAAGAGAGCTGGCTGCTCAGGGACATGAGCGTGCGCTCCAGCAGATTGTCAATAAAATCAAGAAGTTGAAGATGGAGTTTAAGGAACAGACATTTCACTCCAAGCAAGGCAGGGACTACTGGGTCCAGAAGAACCCATACTATGAGGTTCTGGAGTGTGCATTTGGCAGCAGAGAAGAGCAGTCAATGCAGCTGGAGGACTACTTTGTGCATCAGTCTCCTACAGATAATG ATGTGGACACATGGAGGGACTCATGTTCTATGCAGGAGACAGACTGTTTATTGAAGATCTGCACTGATGCTGAGCTACACCAAAGACTGGGCTCACCCTGCACCCCTAAAGACATCATTGAAGACATCCAGAAGGAGATGAGAGTGCAAGGATATGACCTGACATCTGAACAGATTGTCGAcaaattaaaaactttaaagagAGAGTACAGGGTTCAAAAAAACAACCTCGATCAAGAAACAGAGATCAGTCAGGGGACCATAATAGGCTTAGATGTAGTGGACTTTATCGTGGGAGACAAAGAAGACTGTATACCGCAGAACACAGAGACAATTAAGACAGAGCCCCCAGATGATGATGAATTGTTGAACACATCCACAAATACTG TACAAAAAATTAACAATGACAAGTGGATTGATGCAGAGGTCCAAGCTCTCCTCAGCGTGTATGCTGCAACCAAGATGCAGCAGGATTTTGAGGGTCAAAAGAAGAACAGCAAAATCTTTGAAAAGATTTCAAAGGAACTGGAAAACTTTGGCATTCACCACACACCAAAACAGTGCAGGGAGAAGGTCAAgaaactgaagcaggactacaAGAAGATCAAAGATTATAACAACTTGAGTGGTGCGGAGATCAAAACCGGCAAGTGGTACGACATCCTGGACAGCATCCTGGGTCACCATCCTTTATACTCAGCGACCCCTGTGCCCATGTCTGAAAACTCTGTAGAGGAGCTGATGGAGTCTACCTCCACTGAAAGAGAAGGCCTCAAGTCCTTCTGCTCAGACAACAATGTAATGACAAGAGGAAATTCAGAGGCACCATACATTTTAG GGAGTGAGTCCTGTGATCCTGACAGTAAATCTGTTTTACAGCTGTCCATTGATGCTG CTCTATGTAGCTCTGATTTGAAAATCGTCCATGTACTGTCAGGCACATCGGAGAGCAGCCCATATTCCTCTTTACCACTGCCCAGGCCAC TGCTTAAAAACAACGACAAGTGGATTGATGCGGAGGTCCAAGCTCTCCTCAGCGTGTACGCCACAACCAAGATGAACGGAGACTATGAAGGTCAAAGGAAGAACAGCAAAATCTTTGAAAAGATTTCAAAGGAACTGGAAAACTTTGGCGTTCACCACACACCAAAACAGTGCAGGGAGAAGGTCAAgaaactgaaacaggactacaaGAAGATCAAAGATTATAACAACCTGAGTGGTGCTGAGATCAAAACTGGCAAGTGGTATGACATCCTGGACAGCATCCTGGGTCACCATCCTTTATACTCAGCGACCCCTATGCCCATGTCTGAGAACTCTGTAGAGGAGCTGATGGAGTCTACCTCCACTGAAAACAACTTGCAGTCAAGAGAGGGCCCCAAGCCCATCTGCTCAGACAACAATGCAGAGTCTATAGACAGCTCTGAGG AGAGTGCACCAGAGCCTGAGCAGAGTCTGGGCCAGTTTCCATGCACAGAGCAGTATCAAGCGGGCAATAGTAACCCCTGTCATCCCACTGTCAGAAGTATGCCATTCCGCTTCCGATCAG GGAAGCGCAAAAGGAAGGAGAGCACAGATCTGGTGGAGTGTttggagaggatgcaagagaggTACCTCCAGCACAGCAGAGAAATGCACGAGGCTTTACTCAGCAAGATGGACACCCACATGACTGCTGTGATCGGACTGTTGGGGCGGATGGCATCAGCGGTGGAAGCCCAGGTTGCAAAATAA